Proteins co-encoded in one Lentimicrobium sp. L6 genomic window:
- a CDS encoding TfoX/Sxy family DNA transformation protein encodes MDSLIKLPNIAKILAQKLHHVEVNTAGDLIALGSENAIIKIATIDSEGVCINMLYAIEGAIQNIRWHDLPRERKKDLKLFFQTLNKS; translated from the coding sequence ATGGATTCATTAATAAAGCTCCCAAATATTGCTAAAATATTAGCTCAAAAGCTCCATCATGTAGAAGTGAATACAGCTGGAGATTTAATAGCTTTAGGCAGTGAAAATGCAATCATAAAAATAGCAACAATTGATAGTGAAGGGGTATGTATTAATATGTTGTATGCTATTGAAGGGGCTATACAAAATATTCGTTGGCATGATTTACCCAGAGAGAGAAAGAAAGATTTAAAGTTATTTTTTCAAACCTTGAATAAGAGTTAA
- a CDS encoding DUF2780 domain-containing protein: protein MKKGILLSLLFVSIFTMGSFAQFDLASKTKDAGNLVENIMSETGVNKEQAMGGAGALFEMAEGKMNAGDFKDLANAVPDMQGYLDAVPSLSGGNTSLLSSAATTLTGMPKVQAQFEKLGIGADKVALFTPVIVNYVEKKGGKLLGGKLLNALK, encoded by the coding sequence ATGAAAAAAGGAATTTTACTAAGCTTATTATTTGTATCTATTTTTACCATGGGCAGTTTTGCACAATTTGATTTAGCTTCAAAGACAAAAGACGCTGGAAACCTAGTAGAAAATATCATGTCGGAGACTGGTGTTAACAAGGAACAAGCCATGGGTGGTGCAGGTGCATTATTCGAAATGGCAGAAGGAAAAATGAATGCTGGTGACTTTAAAGACCTTGCTAATGCCGTACCAGATATGCAAGGATATTTAGATGCTGTACCATCTTTGAGTGGTGGAAATACTAGTTTATTGAGTTCAGCTGCCACAACACTTACCGGCATGCCTAAGGTTCAAGCACAATTTGAGAAATTAGGAATAGGCGCCGACAAAGTAGCTTTGTTTACTCCAGTTATTGTAAATTATGTGGAGAAAAAAGGTGGTAAATTATTAGGTGGTAAATTATTGAATGCTTTGAAATAG
- a CDS encoding M6 family metalloprotease domain-containing protein, whose product MKRVLSLFLLSIIIMPLWAAWLNKVPVTINQADGTTITAFATGDEFYNWIHDEQGYTLLLNEEGYLAYAILQGDELVASSFRVGQVEPSQVGLYPGINIPSSKMEKIRLSFLAQTKEMEQKAGITKSIADAEGNLNNLVVYIRFADQSDFNIDTSLYLSMFNNNEEDYNSMFNYFQMVSYGSLFLTSTAYPIPEDNMVISYVDEHNRNYYEPYHAVNNPEGYSDGQRSEREFLLLKNAVEYIADEVPEDLDLDYNNDNRVDNVCFIVKGGPGAWADLLWPHRWSLYGEDAYINGKQVWDFNFQLESSLNASGVGVLCHEMYHSLGAPDLYHYNQDNFTPVGRWDVMEQNQNPPQSMGAYMKHIYGGWIDEIPEITESGYYTLNSLDQAENNVFKIASPNHNWQYFVLEYRKKEGTFESQLPGSGLLVYRIDGSMEGQGNASGPPDEVYLYRKGGTPTVNGSTGQAHLSLETDRTALTNETDPRLFLTNNDFGGIEITEVSSAGETISFFVNMPGEPLANFEADATIICPNQVVTFSDKSAGLPEDYQWNFTPDDVAFMDGTDANSSSPKVVFNSEQNYSVSLSIDNEYGNSDVTKNDYIQFTSAELPFMAQFEEGNLNSKSFYVLNPDGQIGWKTMPVNGNGSALAAGMQIRKNYTVGDRDGLVTPPFDFTSYSNMDLQFEYAYAKYMQNFSDSLIVYVSVDCGASWERIFEGGDDGTGSFSTAPRIEEEFIPALSDDWCGHGYGAECLTLNLNAYLGFESVRVMFETYSQLGNNLYLDNIVIAPNVGLEENLIEDEMVISPNPANHQIRLENISNIHSLQVFDIYGRLIWELNDSIKDNSVDLDISKWNSGVYIIKLDGKTTRKFVKE is encoded by the coding sequence ATGAAACGAGTATTATCATTATTTCTGCTAAGTATTATCATCATGCCATTATGGGCTGCTTGGCTAAATAAAGTTCCAGTAACTATTAACCAAGCCGACGGAACTACAATCACTGCTTTTGCCACAGGCGATGAATTTTATAACTGGATACACGATGAACAAGGTTATACCCTTTTATTGAATGAGGAGGGTTATTTAGCCTATGCCATTTTACAAGGTGATGAATTGGTAGCCAGTAGTTTTAGAGTTGGACAAGTGGAGCCTAGCCAGGTGGGATTATATCCTGGAATCAATATTCCCTCTAGTAAAATGGAGAAAATTAGATTATCTTTTCTTGCTCAAACCAAAGAAATGGAGCAAAAGGCTGGTATAACAAAATCGATAGCTGATGCCGAAGGAAATTTGAATAATCTGGTGGTTTATATCAGATTTGCAGATCAAAGTGATTTCAATATTGACACTTCTCTATATTTGAGTATGTTCAATAATAATGAAGAAGACTATAATAGTATGTTCAATTATTTTCAGATGGTGAGCTATGGCAGCTTGTTTTTAACATCAACTGCATATCCTATTCCAGAAGATAATATGGTAATTAGTTATGTGGACGAGCACAATAGAAATTATTATGAGCCCTATCATGCTGTAAACAATCCAGAAGGTTATTCAGATGGTCAAAGGTCAGAAAGAGAGTTTCTGTTATTGAAGAATGCAGTAGAATATATTGCTGATGAAGTGCCAGAAGATTTAGATTTGGATTATAATAATGATAATAGAGTGGACAATGTTTGTTTTATTGTAAAGGGTGGACCAGGAGCTTGGGCTGATTTATTATGGCCTCACCGTTGGTCATTATATGGCGAAGATGCTTATATCAATGGAAAACAAGTTTGGGATTTTAATTTCCAGTTGGAGTCTAGTCTTAATGCCAGTGGAGTAGGTGTTCTTTGTCATGAAATGTATCATTCCCTTGGTGCCCCTGATTTGTATCATTATAACCAAGATAACTTTACCCCAGTAGGTCGCTGGGATGTGATGGAGCAAAATCAAAACCCTCCACAATCTATGGGTGCGTATATGAAACATATTTATGGCGGTTGGATTGATGAGATTCCAGAAATCACTGAATCTGGATATTATACTTTAAACTCTTTAGATCAAGCTGAGAATAATGTTTTTAAAATAGCCTCCCCAAATCACAATTGGCAATACTTTGTATTGGAGTATAGAAAAAAAGAAGGAACCTTTGAATCTCAGCTTCCAGGAAGTGGACTGCTGGTTTATCGTATTGATGGTAGCATGGAAGGACAAGGAAATGCAAGTGGCCCTCCAGATGAAGTATATCTATATAGAAAAGGGGGAACACCAACAGTAAATGGATCTACTGGTCAAGCTCATTTAAGCCTTGAAACCGATAGAACTGCTTTAACCAATGAAACCGATCCTAGACTATTTTTAACTAATAATGATTTCGGAGGAATTGAAATCACCGAGGTATCTTCTGCAGGGGAAACCATCAGCTTTTTTGTGAATATGCCAGGTGAACCCTTAGCTAATTTTGAAGCGGATGCTACCATTATCTGTCCAAATCAGGTCGTAACCTTTAGTGATAAATCTGCTGGATTACCTGAGGATTATCAATGGAATTTTACACCTGATGATGTTGCTTTTATGGACGGCACAGATGCTAATTCTTCAAGTCCTAAAGTGGTTTTTAATAGCGAGCAGAATTACTCCGTGTCTTTGAGTATAGATAATGAATATGGAAATTCTGATGTGACTAAAAACGATTATATTCAATTTACCAGCGCAGAATTGCCTTTTATGGCGCAATTTGAGGAGGGCAATTTAAATTCAAAATCCTTTTATGTTTTAAATCCTGATGGACAAATAGGCTGGAAAACCATGCCTGTTAATGGTAACGGAAGTGCCTTGGCTGCCGGAATGCAAATTAGAAAAAACTATACCGTAGGTGATAGAGATGGTTTGGTGACTCCTCCCTTTGATTTTACTTCTTATTCAAATATGGATTTACAATTTGAATATGCTTATGCCAAATATATGCAGAACTTTTCCGATTCTTTGATTGTTTATGTTTCAGTAGACTGTGGAGCTTCTTGGGAAAGAATCTTTGAAGGTGGTGATGATGGAACAGGAAGCTTTTCCACCGCCCCAAGAATAGAGGAGGAGTTTATTCCTGCATTATCCGATGATTGGTGTGGTCATGGCTATGGAGCCGAATGCTTAACCTTAAATTTAAATGCCTACTTGGGTTTTGAGAGTGTACGAGTGATGTTTGAGACCTACAGTCAGTTAGGAAATAATTTATATCTAGATAATATTGTTATTGCTCCCAATGTTGGATTGGAAGAGAATTTGATTGAAGATGAAATGGTGATTTCGCCAAACCCAGCAAATCATCAAATAAGGCTAGAAAATATCTCTAATATTCACAGCTTGCAAGTATTTGATATTTATGGTAGACTTATATGGGAATTAAACGATTCTATTAAAGATAATTCTGTAGATCTAGATATCTCAAAATGGAATTCTGGAGTTTATATCATTAAACTCGATGGAAAAACGACTCGTAAGTTTGTAAAAGAATAA
- a CDS encoding GNAT family N-acetyltransferase gives MELSDGIVTLREFREEDVAIITAIANNAKIASNLRDGFPHPYTKEDAAMFIKNAQKRIPPSIFAIEFEGHYIGNIGLHQGQDVYRKSAEIGYFIGESYWGMGLTTRAVTLITDYGFSILNLIRIDTGIYDHNKASMRVLEKCGYHKEAIFEKAIFKNGKIIDEHRYAIINPNL, from the coding sequence ATGGAATTATCTGATGGAATAGTCACACTTAGGGAATTTAGGGAAGAGGATGTTGCTATCATTACTGCTATAGCTAATAATGCTAAAATAGCTAGTAATCTCCGCGATGGTTTTCCTCATCCTTATACCAAAGAGGATGCCGCAATGTTTATAAAAAATGCACAAAAAAGGATTCCTCCAAGTATTTTTGCCATCGAATTTGAGGGGCATTATATTGGAAACATTGGTTTGCATCAAGGGCAAGATGTTTATAGAAAATCAGCTGAAATTGGCTATTTCATTGGTGAATCCTATTGGGGAATGGGTTTGACAACTAGAGCAGTAACATTAATTACTGATTATGGCTTCAGTATCTTAAACCTCATTAGAATTGACACTGGCATCTACGATCATAATAAAGCTTCTATGCGTGTATTAGAAAAATGTGGCTACCATAAAGAAGCTATTTTTGAGAAAGCTATTTTTAAAAATGGTAAAATCATAGATGAACATCGGTATGCAATAATAAACCCCAATTTATAG
- a CDS encoding T9SS type A sorting domain-containing protein has product MKRVLLLGVLFTTFVLFAGGKVLAQPSGYYWTTNFTSGPNSGEFIINSPVNGIESRTVEAESIDNTFHIDWDFLYNEWFNEDITLDVPFVLTFHGGDGLTKTSTINTAPVIGKFYTCNIEGLDYSDRNAIIMETDNTPQSFHATASTAVSTPSTVWPSQDVVITITLAGNKSAQEKVFVRYSDDDFSTSKVVEASGAGSTWNAATATIPGADNVGGTTIKYYAYSTTVSAVDASNHDLISLNVGNSGGSNYSYTVESSYTTKAGATTWSSTSSWDAGVVPVSGEAVTIQDNITLEGDVTVSNMTVESGKTFSVASGGSIKTNGSLTNNGIVELLSISSKSSRLAPPTGSLIVDGGISGSGYFSASLDVVGHNDVSDEGWHLLSSPIDGYVISGSVFEPGSGNDDLYKWDEASGTWFNYHGTGFATFDEGIGYLCAYKTSATKTFSGTIVNSDIESIDLAYSAGGIDDNWHLLGNPFTSALDWGAGTWGISNISVPQVYDEASKAYVAVNALGDIIPAMQGFFVQTTNATNSITIPKDARVHDFTNWYKDTDENSNTIKLQLVGSEMESKDLFMVGFDENSSEAYDIEFDSHKLFSLANVPQFFMQNESGEQFSVNYLANDGNEKKIPLHIKVPAAGTYTISVAENELAANSKVYLEDKFSNQQIELIGEQSYTFVASEEDNEDRFLLYFNKATGINELAKDNLQAYISGQNLYILGESGPAQLEVFDIQGKQLVSEQIVLDENYKKALSLPSGIYVVRVQNSEFVKSNKVIIK; this is encoded by the coding sequence ATGAAACGTGTTTTACTTTTAGGAGTTTTGTTTACCACATTTGTTTTATTTGCAGGGGGTAAGGTATTAGCTCAACCATCTGGTTATTATTGGACTACTAACTTTACTTCCGGACCCAATTCCGGTGAATTCATTATTAATTCACCTGTGAATGGGATCGAAAGTCGCACGGTTGAGGCTGAATCAATAGACAATACTTTCCATATTGATTGGGATTTTCTTTATAATGAATGGTTTAATGAGGACATTACATTAGATGTGCCTTTTGTTTTAACATTTCATGGAGGTGATGGATTAACTAAAACATCAACAATTAATACTGCACCTGTTATCGGGAAGTTTTATACATGTAATATTGAGGGATTAGATTATTCTGATAGAAATGCTATAATCATGGAAACTGATAATACTCCTCAATCATTTCATGCAACAGCTTCCACAGCTGTAAGTACTCCTTCTACTGTATGGCCAAGTCAGGATGTTGTGATAACAATTACTTTAGCCGGTAATAAGTCTGCGCAAGAAAAGGTTTTTGTTCGATATAGTGATGATGATTTTTCAACTTCAAAGGTAGTTGAAGCTTCTGGAGCAGGAAGTACGTGGAATGCAGCAACTGCAACTATTCCAGGAGCAGATAATGTTGGTGGAACAACTATTAAATATTATGCATATTCTACTACTGTTTCAGCTGTAGATGCTTCTAATCATGATTTAATTTCTTTAAATGTGGGAAATAGTGGAGGTTCGAACTATTCATATACTGTCGAAAGTTCCTATACAACAAAAGCTGGAGCAACTACTTGGAGTTCTACTTCATCATGGGATGCAGGAGTTGTTCCCGTTAGTGGTGAAGCAGTTACTATTCAAGACAATATTACATTAGAAGGAGATGTTACTGTTTCAAATATGACTGTTGAATCAGGAAAAACTTTTAGTGTTGCTTCAGGAGGTTCTATTAAAACTAATGGAAGTTTAACCAATAATGGAATTGTTGAACTTTTATCTATTTCTAGTAAGTCTTCACGCTTGGCACCACCAACAGGTTCTTTGATTGTAGACGGAGGAATTTCAGGGAGTGGATATTTTTCTGCTTCTTTAGATGTGGTAGGTCATAATGATGTTTCTGACGAAGGATGGCATTTATTATCATCGCCTATTGATGGTTATGTTATATCAGGGTCGGTTTTTGAACCTGGAAGTGGAAACGATGATCTATATAAATGGGATGAAGCTTCAGGTACATGGTTTAATTATCATGGAACAGGTTTCGCAACCTTTGATGAAGGAATAGGATATTTATGTGCCTATAAAACTTCTGCTACTAAGACATTTTCTGGTACTATTGTAAATAGCGATATAGAATCTATAGATTTAGCTTATTCTGCCGGAGGTATTGATGATAATTGGCATTTATTAGGTAATCCTTTTACTAGTGCTTTAGATTGGGGAGCTGGAACATGGGGTATATCAAATATTAGTGTTCCTCAAGTTTATGATGAGGCTTCTAAAGCATATGTTGCAGTTAATGCTTTAGGAGATATCATTCCAGCCATGCAAGGTTTCTTTGTACAAACTACAAATGCTACAAACTCCATAACCATACCTAAAGATGCTAGAGTTCATGATTTTACCAATTGGTATAAAGATACTGATGAGAATTCTAATACCATAAAACTACAATTGGTAGGTTCTGAAATGGAATCAAAAGATTTATTTATGGTAGGTTTTGATGAAAATTCTAGTGAAGCTTATGATATTGAATTTGATTCTCATAAATTATTTAGCTTGGCAAATGTGCCTCAGTTTTTTATGCAGAATGAATCAGGGGAGCAGTTTTCAGTTAATTATTTAGCTAATGATGGAAATGAAAAAAAGATTCCATTACATATTAAAGTTCCTGCAGCTGGTACTTATACCATTAGTGTAGCAGAGAATGAATTAGCGGCTAATTCTAAAGTTTATTTAGAAGATAAATTCTCAAATCAGCAAATTGAGCTTATCGGTGAGCAATCATATACTTTTGTTGCAAGTGAAGAAGATAATGAAGATAGGTTCCTACTTTATTTTAATAAGGCCACAGGAATAAACGAACTAGCCAAAGACAATCTCCAAGCTTATATCTCAGGTCAAAACCTATATATTTTAGGGGAGTCTGGACCAGCACAACTAGAGGTCTTCGATATTCAAGGGAAGCAATTAGTGAGTGAGCAAATTGTGTTGGACGAGAATTATAAAAAAGCATTATCTTTGCCATCAGGCATTTATGTAGTTCGTGTTCAGAATAGCGAATTTGTGAAGTCTAATAAAGTAATCATCAAATAA
- a CDS encoding alpha-amylase family glycosyl hydrolase, with product MKSIKKIILPLAMAAFFMAFCGSTALKAQIYAPEGLNMPGSWDDWNNPPQNLVLAGSSQTSGGLVQLLELETPIYQTIFSVSDNGGDILPGDHEFKFTSGPIDNIWQNQWSDVTVELNTIQEFVYNGVGENSSISLNNGKSYVMNYKNTGYENTSVIFMELSAMPVSILNVAQSPMLPNSSDVVSVFVDLSDAPSTEEKFYIQYSSNGWTSSDYIEMTPSGTQLLAEIPSFEDGVEVEYDIFSTISTNPNTNRDLMTIHFDNNSGNHYSYEVGEELSCGSSLSLIGTDPAFPMTETSLLITFNAELGNAGLAGYEGDIYVHTGVITNLSTSQSDWKYVKTAWGENTPETRLTRLDADLYELSISNARAYYEVPQGEDILELALVFRSDEPVGDNYLEGKTADNQDLFVTIYKDELNVKITYPSSNSPLVSPNTLVPVCVSAIQSQHIELFLGDSLMNTTADESIVFGLNTANLSSGSHWLIAKASTGKEEVLDSVMIFLRGNQVIEELPAGMKAGINYLDEQSVTLVLHDPSKAKDFAFVIGDFNNWNINEQAYMKRNVNGDYYWITIDGLTAGEEYAYQYYIDGELTLADAYCEKILDPWNDKYIPETTYPNLKAYPAGKTTGMVSVLETGQEAYDWNIENFTPVAINETQSNLIIYELLIRDFVGDQRIASVMDSLDYLKNLGVTAIELMPVQEFEGNDSWGYNPAFYFAPDKAYGTKNDYKAFIDACHQRGIAVILDVVYNHSFGQSPLVLMYWDGANNMPATNNAYYNQSPTHPYSPGYDFNHESYHTQDFVKRSLQFWMEEYKIDGFRFDLSKGFTQNYTGDDVASWNQYDGGRIYRLTDYYNFIKSVDPDTYVILEHLSDNDEQKELANSGMLLWGVMTSEFKQVSMGWESSSNYDWAYYSDRGFTYPNLIPFMESHDEERLMYENLTYGNEYGDYSVKDLSTALNRQQGMAMLYYMVPGPKMIWQFGELGYDYSINHCPDGSVSEDCRTSQKPIEWEYFNEIDRQEVYQSYAAMAKLKTSQEAFMYGEFGKDLNGMVKRAWLTHSTLNICAGFNMDVTTQNATPGFHHDGTWYNYFTGESIEVSGGYSMDLEAGEFYLFTDQNLGKPYVSLTMKVLREEDSTPIAQASVSLQGFGTTTTNAQGEAYFLPSSNQNYSYEVISGSQKASGNINIGESNKVETIYLINADALAELEETQILVYPNPTSENFIIENADGFQLQIYSLEGQLLLEKSNLNSMESINLKKWPAGIYLLYFKNDVSFFSQKLIKK from the coding sequence ATGAAATCGATTAAAAAAATCATACTACCATTGGCCATGGCAGCTTTTTTCATGGCATTTTGTGGCTCAACGGCATTAAAAGCACAGATTTATGCTCCCGAAGGTCTTAATATGCCTGGTTCTTGGGATGATTGGAATAACCCTCCTCAAAATTTAGTCTTGGCGGGATCTTCTCAAACTTCTGGTGGTCTCGTTCAACTTTTAGAATTAGAAACACCCATTTATCAAACCATATTCTCTGTTAGTGATAATGGTGGTGATATTCTGCCTGGCGATCATGAATTTAAATTTACCAGCGGTCCAATTGATAATATTTGGCAAAACCAATGGTCTGATGTGACTGTGGAGTTAAATACCATTCAAGAATTCGTTTATAATGGCGTTGGTGAAAATTCATCTATTTCCTTAAACAATGGGAAATCCTATGTGATGAACTATAAAAATACGGGTTACGAAAATACCTCTGTCATTTTTATGGAGTTAAGTGCAATGCCCGTTTCTATTCTTAATGTGGCTCAATCACCTATGTTGCCTAATTCTTCTGATGTGGTGAGTGTTTTTGTTGATTTGAGTGATGCGCCTTCTACTGAAGAAAAATTCTATATTCAATATTCTAGCAATGGCTGGACAAGCTCAGATTATATTGAAATGACGCCTTCTGGTACTCAGCTATTGGCCGAGATTCCTTCTTTTGAAGATGGCGTGGAAGTGGAGTATGATATCTTCTCCACTATTTCTACTAATCCAAATACCAATAGAGATTTAATGACCATTCACTTTGATAATAATAGCGGAAATCATTATTCTTATGAAGTGGGTGAAGAATTAAGCTGTGGTTCTTCTTTAAGCTTGATTGGTACTGACCCTGCTTTCCCTATGACTGAAACTTCATTGCTGATTACCTTTAATGCAGAATTGGGAAATGCTGGATTGGCTGGCTATGAAGGAGATATTTATGTCCATACTGGAGTTATTACCAATTTAAGTACCAGCCAAAGCGATTGGAAATATGTGAAAACTGCTTGGGGTGAAAATACACCCGAAACTAGATTAACTCGTTTAGATGCTGACCTTTACGAATTGAGTATTTCTAATGCAAGAGCTTATTATGAAGTTCCTCAAGGTGAGGATATTCTAGAACTAGCACTCGTATTCAGAAGTGATGAACCTGTTGGAGATAATTATCTAGAAGGAAAAACAGCAGATAATCAGGATCTTTTTGTGACTATTTATAAGGATGAGTTGAATGTGAAAATCACTTACCCTTCTTCCAATTCCCCATTAGTTAGTCCGAATACTTTAGTACCTGTTTGTGTATCGGCCATTCAATCTCAACACATTGAATTATTTTTAGGGGACAGTTTAATGAATACCACTGCTGATGAGTCCATCGTATTTGGTTTAAATACTGCCAATTTAAGCAGTGGTTCCCATTGGTTAATTGCAAAAGCAAGTACAGGAAAAGAAGAAGTTTTAGATTCTGTAATGATATTTCTGAGAGGAAATCAAGTGATTGAAGAATTACCAGCAGGTATGAAAGCGGGTATTAATTATTTGGATGAACAATCAGTCACTTTAGTATTACACGATCCTTCTAAAGCTAAAGATTTTGCCTTTGTGATTGGTGATTTCAATAACTGGAATATCAATGAGCAAGCTTATATGAAACGCAATGTCAATGGTGATTATTATTGGATAACCATAGATGGATTAACAGCAGGTGAAGAATATGCTTATCAATATTATATCGATGGGGAACTCACTTTGGCCGATGCCTATTGCGAAAAGATTCTAGACCCATGGAACGATAAATATATTCCAGAAACTACTTATCCTAATTTAAAAGCTTATCCTGCAGGAAAAACCACAGGAATGGTAAGTGTTTTAGAAACTGGCCAAGAAGCTTATGACTGGAATATTGAAAACTTCACACCAGTGGCTATCAACGAAACCCAATCTAATTTAATCATCTATGAATTATTAATTAGAGATTTTGTAGGAGATCAGAGGATCGCTTCGGTTATGGATTCTCTCGATTATTTAAAGAATTTAGGGGTAACAGCTATTGAGTTGATGCCAGTACAAGAGTTTGAAGGTAATGACAGTTGGGGCTATAATCCAGCTTTCTATTTTGCTCCTGATAAAGCATACGGAACTAAAAATGATTATAAAGCCTTTATAGATGCATGCCACCAAAGAGGTATTGCCGTCATTCTCGATGTGGTTTATAATCATAGTTTTGGTCAGTCGCCTTTGGTATTGATGTATTGGGATGGCGCTAATAATATGCCAGCTACCAATAATGCTTATTATAACCAAAGCCCTACGCATCCTTATAGTCCCGGCTACGATTTCAATCATGAAAGCTATCATACCCAAGATTTTGTAAAACGCTCTTTGCAATTCTGGATGGAAGAATATAAAATAGATGGTTTCCGTTTCGACCTTTCCAAAGGATTCACCCAGAACTATACCGGTGACGATGTGGCTTCTTGGAACCAATACGATGGAGGCAGAATCTACAGGCTGACCGATTATTATAATTTCATTAAATCTGTTGATCCTGATACCTATGTGATATTAGAGCATCTTTCGGATAATGACGAGCAAAAGGAATTAGCCAATTCGGGTATGTTGCTTTGGGGAGTGATGACATCGGAGTTTAAACAAGTGAGCATGGGCTGGGAGTCTAGCTCCAATTACGACTGGGCCTATTATTCTGACCGTGGCTTCACTTATCCCAATTTAATACCATTTATGGAAAGCCACGATGAGGAGCGCTTGATGTATGAAAACCTCACCTATGGAAACGAATATGGCGATTATTCAGTGAAGGATTTATCCACAGCCTTAAATCGTCAGCAGGGGATGGCCATGTTATACTATATGGTTCCTGGGCCAAAGATGATTTGGCAATTTGGAGAGTTGGGCTACGATTATAGTATCAACCATTGTCCTGATGGTAGTGTGAGTGAAGACTGTAGAACCAGCCAAAAACCCATAGAATGGGAATATTTCAATGAGATAGATCGACAAGAAGTTTATCAGAGCTATGCCGCCATGGCCAAGCTCAAAACCTCTCAAGAAGCTTTTATGTATGGGGAATTTGGTAAAGACTTAAATGGAATGGTCAAAAGAGCTTGGTTGACTCATTCTACACTAAATATATGTGCTGGTTTTAATATGGATGTGACTACACAAAATGCCACTCCAGGATTCCATCACGATGGCACTTGGTATAATTACTTTACTGGTGAAAGCATAGAAGTGAGCGGAGGCTATAGTATGGACTTAGAAGCAGGTGAGTTTTACTTGTTCACCGACCAAAACCTAGGAAAACCCTATGTTTCCTTAACCATGAAGGTACTCAGAGAAGAGGATTCAACTCCAATTGCTCAAGCTTCTGTTTCTCTACAAGGATTTGGAACAACCACAACCAATGCACAGGGAGAAGCTTATTTCTTGCCCTCCTCCAATCAGAATTATAGCTATGAGGTAATATCTGGAAGTCAGAAAGCCAGTGGAAATATCAATATTGGGGAGTCCAATAAAGTAGAAACCATTTATCTAATAAATGCAGATGCTTTAGCCGAATTAGAAGAGACTCAAATCTTAGTTTATCCAAACCCTACAAGCGAGAATTTTATTATAGAAAATGCAGATGGTTTCCAATTACAAATCTATTCCTTAGAAGGACAATTGCTTTTGGAAAAATCAAATTTGAATAGCATGGAAAGCATCAATTTGAAAAAATGGCCCGCAGGTATCTACCTCCTTTATTTTAAGAATGATGTGAGCTTTTTTAGCCAGAAATTAATTAAGAAATAA